A single Pedobacter sp. PACM 27299 DNA region contains:
- a CDS encoding YncE family protein: MKIHRNSALILLILLSLYISACRKDAQVIPEEQDRVLPADPSRQLQGFYLVNEGNMGMNKASLDYMDFSTGIYRRNIYNQQNPAQINGLGDVGNDIAIYGSKLYVVVNASNKVEVMDAKTGKRIKQINVTNARYITFSAGKAYVSAYLGKIGVPNAPNGVVIQIDTTSLTEEKRVEVGRQPEEMAVVGQKLYVANSGGYTPLNYDTRVSVIDLNSFTVLKNIEVAINLHRVKADRYGDIYVTSRGNYLDIHSKIFVIDTKTDEIKTRFDIGASNLAIDDDIAYFYGSEWSNNTGKFTLSYGMLDVKEEKILSKKFISDGTEANIMIPYGIAVDKYTKEVFVTDARDYVSPGVLYCFDPSGRKKWSVVTGDIPAHFAMVYK; the protein is encoded by the coding sequence ATGAAAATCCATAGAAATTCTGCTTTGATCCTATTGATCTTGCTGAGCCTATATATAAGTGCCTGCCGCAAGGATGCACAGGTCATTCCTGAAGAGCAGGATCGTGTATTGCCAGCTGATCCTTCGCGCCAGCTGCAAGGCTTTTACCTGGTAAATGAAGGAAATATGGGCATGAATAAAGCCTCCCTGGATTATATGGATTTTTCTACCGGAATCTACAGAAGGAACATTTACAATCAGCAGAATCCCGCACAAATCAATGGCCTCGGAGATGTAGGTAATGACATTGCGATCTATGGATCTAAGTTATATGTAGTAGTCAATGCTTCTAATAAAGTAGAAGTGATGGATGCTAAAACAGGCAAACGCATTAAACAAATTAACGTGACGAATGCACGCTACATCACTTTTAGTGCTGGGAAAGCTTATGTAAGTGCTTACCTCGGAAAAATAGGCGTTCCTAACGCGCCAAATGGAGTGGTCATACAAATCGATACCACCTCGCTTACAGAAGAAAAACGTGTTGAAGTAGGCAGGCAACCTGAAGAAATGGCGGTTGTAGGGCAAAAATTATACGTTGCCAATTCAGGTGGATACACCCCTTTAAACTACGATACCAGGGTTTCTGTCATTGACCTCAACTCATTTACCGTACTGAAAAATATAGAAGTTGCCATCAATCTGCATCGCGTAAAAGCAGATCGATATGGAGATATTTATGTGACTTCCAGAGGGAATTACTTAGATATTCACTCCAAAATATTTGTGATTGATACCAAAACCGATGAAATAAAAACACGTTTTGATATTGGTGCCAGTAATCTCGCCATAGATGACGATATCGCCTATTTCTATGGCTCAGAATGGAGTAATAATACGGGGAAATTTACCCTGAGCTATGGTATGCTGGATGTAAAAGAAGAGAAAATTTTGAGTAAAAAGTTCATTTCAGATGGAACAGAAGCTAATATTATGATTCCTTATGGGATTGCAGTGGATAAATACACGAAAGAAGTTTTTGTAACGGATGCCCGCGATTATGTTTCGCCGGGAGTACTGTATTGCTTTGACCCTTCAGGGAGAAAAAAATGGTCTGTGGTTACCGGCGATATCCCAGCTCATTTTGCTATGGTCTATAAATAA
- a CDS encoding TonB-dependent receptor plug domain-containing protein: MRRNKFAGLGIKACFFTILAFTGLGGVMPLNLQAQTQPVKPESRRDSSGQQDSLEKVNALKEVQIKTIKLSRRQTSSTPLQILSGAELEKLNSLSVADAVRYFSGVQLKDYGGIGGLKTINVRSMGSNHTAVFYDGVQLGNAQNGQVDLGKFSLDNIEEIELYNGQKSSILQSAKSFASASSLYLKARQPNFEAGRSNRLKAAFRTGSFGLVNPSILWQSKLSEHTYSTVSAELKKANGRYKYRITNGVYDTTAVRTDGDVEAMRLELGLNGILSDSSKWNVKLYGYKDNQGLPGAIVANVFHFAQRMWNRNFFAQSAYEKNIGKYSLVASAKYSNDYMRFLNPDIVKTTGFLDNTYHQQELYLSLANKLNINKFWDVVWSADYQLNDMNANLDLFAYPTRYTLLNAVATQFHFDRLDIQANLLSTLLKDKVESGPAAGSKNELTPTVMVSWQPFNQKEFRIRSFYKSIFRMPTFNDLYYTFYQFTVLRPEYTKQYDLGFTYIKGYEHRALKQFSIQADAYFNQVKDKIVAVPGTSQAMWSMRNLGKVEIKGMDVNVQSAWELADALNLSLGLTYTYQQAIDADPISTTYKDQIPYTPKHSGTFLAGASYKKFALNYSYLYTGERYDQSANIPKNYVQPFYTHDLALHYHTQIQKRKLRLTGEVNNLLNQAYAVITNYPMPGRSYRFSLTYEY, translated from the coding sequence ATGAGAAGAAACAAATTTGCCGGTTTGGGCATCAAAGCTTGTTTTTTTACTATTCTAGCCTTTACAGGGCTCGGAGGAGTTATGCCTTTAAATTTGCAGGCACAGACTCAGCCAGTTAAACCAGAAAGTCGTCGGGATAGCTCAGGCCAACAGGATTCCCTGGAAAAAGTCAATGCTTTGAAAGAAGTGCAGATTAAGACCATAAAACTTAGCAGGCGACAAACGTCTTCTACTCCTTTACAAATTCTTTCTGGTGCAGAGCTGGAAAAGCTAAATAGCCTTTCCGTAGCCGATGCAGTGCGTTATTTCTCTGGGGTACAGCTTAAAGACTACGGTGGAATTGGCGGATTAAAGACCATCAATGTTCGTAGTATGGGGAGTAACCATACTGCAGTGTTTTACGATGGTGTACAATTGGGAAATGCGCAAAATGGACAGGTAGACCTGGGTAAGTTTTCATTAGATAACATTGAAGAGATAGAATTGTATAACGGACAGAAGAGCAGCATTCTTCAGTCTGCTAAAAGCTTTGCTTCGGCAAGCTCTTTATACCTGAAAGCCAGGCAGCCAAATTTCGAAGCCGGCAGGAGTAATCGTCTTAAAGCTGCTTTCAGAACAGGCTCATTTGGTTTGGTAAATCCTTCTATATTGTGGCAGAGTAAATTGAGCGAGCATACTTATAGCACAGTTAGTGCAGAATTGAAAAAAGCAAACGGTCGTTACAAATACCGCATTACGAACGGTGTTTATGATACTACAGCAGTTCGTACGGATGGGGATGTAGAAGCGATGCGACTGGAACTTGGTTTAAATGGCATCTTGTCCGACAGTAGTAAATGGAATGTTAAGCTATATGGTTACAAAGACAATCAGGGTTTACCTGGCGCCATTGTAGCCAACGTTTTTCACTTTGCACAGCGCATGTGGAACCGCAATTTCTTTGCGCAATCTGCTTATGAAAAGAACATCGGGAAATACAGCCTGGTCGCTTCAGCCAAATATTCAAATGATTACATGCGTTTCCTGAATCCGGATATTGTAAAAACCACAGGTTTTCTAGACAATACCTACCATCAGCAGGAACTCTATCTCTCTTTAGCGAATAAGCTGAATATTAATAAATTCTGGGATGTGGTCTGGTCTGCTGATTACCAGTTGAATGATATGAATGCCAATCTGGACCTCTTTGCTTATCCCACAAGATATACTTTGCTGAATGCCGTAGCTACCCAATTTCATTTCGACAGGCTGGATATTCAGGCAAATCTATTGAGTACCCTGCTGAAGGATAAAGTAGAATCTGGTCCTGCAGCAGGAAGTAAAAATGAATTGACCCCTACAGTAATGGTATCCTGGCAACCTTTTAATCAAAAGGAATTCAGAATCCGATCTTTTTACAAGAGCATTTTCCGGATGCCTACCTTTAACGATCTTTATTATACTTTTTACCAGTTTACGGTACTGCGTCCGGAATATACCAAACAATATGACCTCGGTTTTACTTATATCAAAGGTTATGAGCATCGCGCGCTTAAACAATTTTCTATCCAGGCTGATGCTTACTTTAATCAGGTGAAAGATAAGATTGTGGCCGTTCCGGGAACCTCACAGGCCATGTGGAGTATGAGAAACTTAGGAAAAGTAGAAATAAAAGGAATGGATGTCAATGTTCAGTCCGCCTGGGAATTGGCTGATGCCCTTAATTTAAGTCTGGGGCTTACCTATACTTATCAGCAGGCGATTGATGCTGATCCAATATCTACGACTTATAAAGATCAGATCCCTTACACCCCTAAACATAGCGGCACCTTTTTAGCAGGGGCTTCCTACAAGAAATTTGCCCTGAATTATAGCTACCTCTATACAGGTGAACGTTACGACCAGAGCGCCAATATTCCTAAAAATTACGTACAGCCCTTTTATACCCATGATCTGGCCCTGCATTACCATACGCAAATCCAAAAACGGAAATTAAGGCTGACAGGGGAGGTTAATAACCTCCTAAATCAGGCTTATGCAGTCATCACAAATTATCCGATGCCAGGCCGCTCTTACCGATTCAGTTTAACCTATGAATATTAA